A portion of the Streptococcus sp. Marseille-Q6470 genome contains these proteins:
- a CDS encoding bifunctional DnaQ family exonuclease/ATP-dependent helicase: MNFRNDRYVVVDLEATSTGSKAKIIQVGIVVIEDGEIVEQYATDVNPHEHLDSHIKELTGLTDKRLAKAPEFSQVAGKIFELVKDGIFVAHNVQFDANLLAEFLFFEGYELRTPRIDTVELAQVFYPQLEKYNLGILCQELGIPLEQAHTALSDAQATAELFLCMRQKMFQLPKGLLERLLSLSDSLLYESYMVIEEVYQKQSLLVEHDLVEVQGLFLRKEKSALSPRKLSKDFQTNIALLGLEERNLQERFAQKVQECLQGEDTSFIQAQTGIGKTYGYLLPALSLENEGGILLSVPTKILQNQVMHEEAKKLEEIFHISIHSLKGSQNYLKLDAFHASLEEEESNRLYTRFKMQLLVWLTETDTGDLDEIGQLYRYQQFLPDLVHDGNLHKDSLFWLEDFWRRGQEKARSCKLLVTNHAYLVTRLEDDPSLLEGRFLILDEAQKILLTLENLSRKTYLLTDLLEQLDQALSREEGMLKRRLLESIRFEISYLLDQFLSGKRKLCPASSIDKLRQDFSELNLPEFKDYQKFFASEGEFWLSTSDVSSKKVEITSSRNQRLLFSQIFPESCQLLGISATLEISSRVSLPELLGFPQANISYLDEQFQENQEIFLVNDFPLVTEVSLEEYAQAVVEVLEDLSYLEEPILVLFTAKDLLLQVSDALRIPHLAQYKHGEPAQLKKRFEKGERELLLGAGSFWEGVDFSRHPQVIEVVTRLPFQNPEDPFTKKMNQELRLEGKNPFYDYQLPMAIIRLKQAIGRTMRRVGQRSAVLILDSRMSSKRYGKQISKALSRTSRVRNISREQVFVNVQDFLKKQ; this comes from the coding sequence ATGAATTTTAGAAATGATCGGTACGTGGTTGTAGATTTAGAAGCTACAAGTACCGGAAGTAAGGCAAAAATCATCCAAGTGGGAATTGTAGTCATTGAAGATGGTGAGATTGTTGAGCAATATGCTACTGATGTCAATCCTCATGAACACTTGGATTCTCATATCAAAGAATTAACGGGTTTGACAGACAAGCGTTTAGCAAAGGCTCCAGAGTTTTCCCAGGTAGCTGGAAAGATTTTTGAACTGGTCAAAGACGGTATTTTTGTTGCGCACAATGTTCAGTTCGATGCCAATTTGTTGGCAGAATTCCTATTTTTTGAAGGGTATGAATTACGCACCCCTCGTATCGATACGGTTGAGTTGGCTCAAGTCTTTTATCCTCAGCTTGAGAAGTATAATCTTGGTATTCTTTGCCAAGAGTTGGGGATTCCACTTGAGCAAGCTCATACAGCCCTTTCTGACGCCCAAGCAACTGCAGAACTCTTTCTTTGTATGAGACAAAAGATGTTTCAACTTCCAAAAGGTTTGTTGGAGCGCTTATTGAGTTTGTCAGATAGCCTGTTGTATGAATCTTACATGGTTATCGAGGAAGTTTATCAAAAACAGTCTCTCTTAGTTGAACATGACTTGGTCGAGGTGCAAGGTCTATTTTTGAGAAAAGAAAAATCAGCCCTTTCTCCACGAAAACTATCTAAAGATTTCCAAACCAATATTGCCTTGCTAGGGTTGGAGGAGAGAAACTTGCAAGAACGCTTCGCACAAAAGGTTCAAGAGTGCTTGCAAGGGGAAGACACTTCTTTTATTCAGGCTCAAACTGGGATTGGAAAAACCTATGGCTATCTCCTGCCAGCCTTGTCTCTTGAGAATGAAGGGGGGATCCTACTTAGTGTTCCAACTAAAATCCTTCAAAATCAGGTAATGCATGAGGAGGCTAAAAAACTCGAAGAGATTTTCCATATCTCTATTCACAGTCTCAAAGGGTCACAGAATTACTTGAAGTTAGATGCCTTTCATGCGTCGCTAGAGGAAGAAGAGTCCAATCGTTTGTATACTCGTTTCAAGATGCAACTCCTAGTTTGGTTGACTGAGACTGATACTGGAGATTTAGACGAAATTGGTCAACTTTATCGCTACCAGCAATTTTTGCCAGACTTGGTTCATGATGGAAATCTTCACAAAGATTCTCTCTTTTGGCTTGAGGATTTTTGGAGACGTGGTCAGGAAAAAGCGCGTTCTTGTAAGTTGCTAGTGACCAATCATGCTTACCTCGTTACTCGACTTGAAGATGATCCAAGTCTTTTAGAGGGACGTTTCTTGATTTTGGATGAAGCCCAGAAAATCTTGTTGACCTTGGAAAATCTTTCTCGAAAAACGTATTTGCTTACAGATTTGCTAGAACAATTAGACCAAGCTCTATCAAGGGAAGAAGGTATGCTTAAAAGACGCTTGCTAGAAAGTATTCGTTTTGAAATTTCTTACCTACTTGATCAGTTTCTATCTGGTAAACGTAAGCTGTGTCCAGCTAGTAGCATTGATAAGCTCCGACAAGATTTTTCTGAGTTGAATTTACCAGAATTTAAAGATTATCAGAAGTTTTTTGCATCTGAGGGAGAATTTTGGTTATCGACTTCAGATGTGTCTAGTAAGAAGGTTGAAATAACTTCTAGTCGCAATCAGCGTTTGCTATTTTCTCAGATATTTCCAGAATCCTGTCAGCTTCTCGGAATCTCTGCAACCCTTGAAATTAGTAGCAGAGTTTCTTTGCCAGAATTGTTAGGATTCCCGCAAGCAAATATTTCTTACCTAGATGAACAGTTTCAGGAAAATCAGGAAATTTTCTTGGTGAATGATTTTCCATTGGTGACTGAAGTTTCGCTTGAGGAATATGCACAAGCAGTTGTGGAAGTTCTAGAAGATTTGTCCTACCTTGAAGAACCGATTTTAGTCTTATTTACTGCAAAAGATTTATTGTTGCAGGTATCTGATGCCTTAAGAATTCCCCATTTAGCCCAATATAAGCATGGGGAACCAGCTCAATTGAAAAAACGCTTTGAAAAAGGAGAGCGTGAACTCTTACTTGGCGCCGGAAGTTTCTGGGAAGGTGTTGATTTTTCAAGACATCCTCAAGTGATAGAAGTGGTGACACGTTTGCCTTTCCAAAATCCAGAGGATCCCTTTACTAAAAAGATGAATCAAGAACTCCGTCTTGAAGGGAAGAATCCTTTTTATGATTACCAACTTCCTATGGCGATTATTCGTCTCAAGCAAGCGATAGGTAGGACCATGCGCCGAGTTGGTCAACGCTCCGCAGTTTTGATTTTAGATAGCCGTATGTCAAGTAAACGATATGGCAAACAAATCAGCAAGGCTCTGTCTCGCACTAGTCGAGTAAGGAACATTAGCCGAGAGCAAGTATTTGTCAACGTTCAAGATTTTTTAAAGAAACAATGA
- a CDS encoding FtsW/RodA/SpoVE family cell cycle protein — protein MKRSFDSRVDYSLILPVFCLLVIGVVAIYIAVSHDYPNNVWPILGQQLAWIALGIIFSFVVMFFNTKFLWQSTPYLYGLGLALMILPLVFYNPSLVAATGAKNWVSIGGYTLFQPSEFMKISYILMLAYVIVTFTKKHKDKTRTIGLDFLLILWMIIFTIPVLVLLALQSDLGTAMVFVAIFAGLVLLSGVSWKIIIPIFVAVVSAITGFLAIFITKDGRAFLHQIGMPTYQINRILAWLNPFDYAQTTTYQQAQGQIAIGSGGVFGQGFNVSNLLIPVRESDMIFTVIAEDFGFIGSVVVIALYLLLIYRMLKITLKSNNQFYTYISTGFIMMLLFHIFENIGAVTGLLPLTGIPLPFISQGGSAIISNLIGVGLLLSMSYQTHLADEKSGRTRFKRKKVVLKKVK, from the coding sequence ATGAAACGTTCATTCGACTCTAGGGTCGATTATAGTTTAATATTACCAGTGTTTTGTTTATTGGTGATTGGAGTTGTAGCGATTTATATAGCAGTTAGTCATGACTACCCAAACAATGTTTGGCCTATACTTGGACAGCAACTGGCATGGATAGCCCTAGGGATTATCTTCAGTTTTGTAGTCATGTTTTTTAACACAAAATTTTTATGGCAGTCTACTCCTTATCTCTACGGTCTAGGTCTTGCCCTGATGATTCTGCCCTTGGTCTTCTATAATCCAAGTTTAGTTGCAGCAACAGGTGCTAAAAACTGGGTATCAATCGGTGGTTATACACTTTTTCAACCATCCGAATTCATGAAGATATCTTACATCTTGATGCTGGCTTATGTGATTGTAACCTTCACTAAAAAACACAAGGACAAAACACGGACCATCGGTTTAGATTTCCTTTTGATTCTTTGGATGATCATATTTACGATCCCAGTTTTAGTGTTACTGGCATTACAAAGTGACCTTGGAACGGCAATGGTTTTTGTTGCGATCTTTGCAGGTCTTGTCTTGTTGTCAGGTGTTTCTTGGAAAATTATCATTCCAATTTTTGTAGCAGTTGTGTCGGCGATTACAGGATTTTTAGCCATCTTCATTACAAAAGATGGGCGTGCCTTTCTGCACCAAATTGGCATGCCGACTTATCAGATTAATCGTATCTTGGCTTGGCTCAATCCCTTTGATTATGCTCAAACAACTACCTATCAACAGGCTCAAGGTCAAATTGCCATCGGTAGTGGTGGAGTATTCGGTCAAGGTTTTAACGTGTCCAATCTGCTCATTCCAGTCCGTGAGAGTGACATGATTTTTACAGTTATCGCTGAAGATTTCGGTTTTATTGGTTCAGTTGTAGTGATTGCACTTTATCTGCTCCTCATCTATCGTATGTTAAAGATAACCCTCAAATCTAACAATCAATTTTACACCTATATCTCTACAGGATTTATCATGATGCTCTTGTTCCACATCTTTGAGAACATTGGTGCCGTCACAGGACTCCTTCCTCTTACGGGGATTCCTTTGCCCTTTATTTCCCAAGGGGGATCAGCCATTATCAGTAATCTCATTGGTGTTGGACTGCTTTTGTCTATGAGTTATCAAACACACCTAGCTGATGAAAAGAGTGGTCGAACAAGATTTAAACGTAAAAAGGTTGTCCTGAAGAAAGTGAAATAA
- a CDS encoding DJ-1/PfpI family protein yields MPKVAVILANGFEEIEALTVVDVLRRANITCHMVGFDEKVTGSHAIQVQADQVFNGDLSNYDMIVLPGGMPGSAHLRDNESLISELQKCNQGGKKLAAICAAPIALNRAGLLEGKNFTCYDGVQEQIANGHYHKETVVVDGNIITSRGPATALAFAYHLVDTLGGDAESLRNGMLYTDVFEK; encoded by the coding sequence ATGCCTAAAGTTGCAGTTATTCTAGCAAACGGCTTTGAAGAAATCGAAGCCCTAACAGTCGTAGATGTCTTGCGTCGTGCAAATATTACCTGTCATATGGTCGGATTTGATGAAAAAGTGACAGGTTCACATGCTATTCAAGTTCAAGCTGATCAGGTGTTTAACGGTGATTTATCTAATTATGACATGATTGTACTTCCAGGAGGTATGCCTGGTTCTGCCCACTTGAGGGACAATGAGTCGCTAATCTCTGAACTCCAAAAATGTAATCAAGGTGGGAAAAAGCTAGCAGCCATTTGTGCAGCACCAATTGCTTTAAATCGGGCAGGTCTACTTGAAGGAAAAAACTTCACTTGCTACGATGGTGTTCAAGAACAAATTGCTAACGGTCACTACCATAAAGAAACAGTCGTTGTAGATGGCAATATCATTACGAGCCGTGGTCCAGCAACAGCTTTGGCTTTTGCCTATCACTTAGTTGATACGCTTGGCGGAGATGCGGAATCTCTGAGAAATGGGATGCTCTATACAGACGTATTTGAAAAATAA
- a CDS encoding HAD-IA family hydrolase — protein MKYHDYIWDLGGTLLDNYETSTAAFVETLAEFGIEQDHDSVYEALKVSTAFAIEKYAPGIENFLEKYKENEARELEHPVLFDGIPTLLENIWDQGGRNFLVSHRNDQVLEILSKTKIAPYFTEVVTASSGFKRKPDPESMIYLRDKYHITSGLVIGDRAIDVEAGHTAGLDAYLFEDVVALKQAIDM, from the coding sequence ATGAAATATCACGATTACATCTGGGATTTAGGTGGTACTCTGCTTGATAATTATGAGACTTCTACAGCAGCTTTTGTAGAAACCTTAGCAGAGTTTGGAATTGAGCAGGATCACGACAGTGTATACGAAGCCTTGAAGGTTTCGACTGCCTTTGCCATCGAAAAGTATGCTCCAGGTATTGAAAACTTTCTTGAGAAATATAAGGAAAATGAAGCCCGAGAGCTCGAGCATCCTGTTTTGTTTGATGGGATCCCTACTCTTTTAGAAAACATTTGGGACCAAGGTGGTCGTAACTTCTTGGTTTCTCATCGAAATGATCAAGTGTTGGAAATTCTATCGAAAACCAAGATAGCCCCATACTTTACAGAAGTAGTGACGGCTAGTTCAGGGTTTAAACGCAAGCCTGATCCTGAGTCGATGATTTATTTACGTGATAAGTATCATATTACATCAGGTCTAGTCATTGGTGACCGTGCCATTGATGTAGAAGCAGGACATACTGCAGGCTTAGATGCCTATCTCTTTGAGGACGTTGTAGCCTTAAAACAAGCAATAGACATGTAA
- the gyrB gene encoding DNA topoisomerase (ATP-hydrolyzing) subunit B, translated as MTEDIKNQQAQDYDASQIQVLEGLEAVRMRPGMYIGSTSKEGLHHLVWEIVDNSIDEALAGFASHIEVFIEPDDSITVVDDGRGIPVDIQEKTGRPAVETVFTVLHAGGKFGGGGYKVSGGLHGVGSSVVNALSTQLDVRVHKNGKIYYQEYRRGHVVADLEVIGDTDKTGTIVHFTPDPEIFTETTTFDFDKLNKRIQELAFLNRGLQISITDKREGLEQTKRYHYEGGIASYVEYINENKDVIFETPIYTDGEMDDITVEVAMQYTTGYHENVMSFANNIHTHEGGTHEQGFRTALTRVINDYARKNKLLKDNEDNLTGEDVREGLTAVISVKHPNPQFEGQTKTKLGNSEVVKITNRLFSDAFSDFLLENPQIAKRIVEKGILAAKARVAAKRAREVTRKKSGLEISNLPGKLADCSSNNPAETELFIVEGDSAGGSAKSGRNREFQAILPIRGKILNVEKASMDKILANEEIRSLFTAMGTGFGAEFDVSKARYQKLVIMTDADVDGAHIRTLLLTLIYRYMKPVLEAGYVYIAQPPIYGVKVGSEIKEYIQPGADQEVRLQEALARYSEGRSKPTIQRYKGLGEMDDHQLWETTMNPEHRLMARVSVDDAAEADKIFDMLMGDRVEPRREFIEENAVYSTLDV; from the coding sequence ATGACAGAAGATATTAAAAACCAACAGGCACAAGATTATGATGCCAGTCAAATTCAAGTTTTGGAAGGTCTGGAAGCCGTTCGTATGCGTCCAGGGATGTATATTGGATCAACTTCCAAAGAAGGCCTTCACCATCTAGTCTGGGAAATTGTAGATAATTCTATCGATGAGGCTCTAGCAGGATTTGCTAGTCATATCGAGGTCTTTATTGAACCAGATGATTCGATTACAGTTGTCGATGATGGGCGTGGTATTCCGGTTGATATCCAAGAAAAAACAGGACGCCCTGCCGTTGAAACAGTCTTTACTGTTCTTCACGCCGGAGGGAAATTCGGCGGTGGCGGATACAAGGTGTCAGGTGGATTGCACGGTGTAGGTTCATCCGTTGTAAATGCTCTTTCAACACAGTTGGATGTTCGGGTTCATAAAAACGGTAAGATTTATTACCAAGAATACCGTCGCGGTCATGTTGTAGCGGATCTCGAGGTGATTGGAGATACAGATAAAACAGGGACAATCGTTCACTTCACTCCAGACCCAGAAATTTTTACAGAGACAACGACATTTGACTTTGATAAATTAAATAAACGGATTCAAGAGTTAGCCTTTTTGAATCGCGGTCTTCAAATTTCCATCACGGATAAACGTGAAGGATTGGAACAAACTAAGCGTTATCACTACGAAGGTGGGATTGCAAGCTACGTTGAGTACATCAATGAAAACAAGGATGTTATCTTTGAAACTCCAATCTACACAGATGGTGAAATGGATGACATCACAGTAGAAGTTGCGATGCAGTACACAACGGGTTACCACGAGAATGTCATGAGTTTCGCTAACAATATTCATACCCATGAAGGTGGAACACACGAACAAGGTTTCCGTACAGCATTAACTCGTGTTATTAACGACTACGCTCGTAAAAATAAACTTCTCAAAGACAATGAAGACAACCTCACAGGGGAAGATGTCCGTGAAGGTTTAACTGCCGTTATTTCTGTTAAACATCCAAACCCACAATTTGAAGGACAAACCAAGACTAAACTTGGAAATAGTGAAGTTGTGAAGATCACGAATCGCCTCTTTAGCGATGCATTTTCTGACTTCCTTCTGGAAAATCCACAGATTGCTAAACGCATCGTAGAAAAAGGGATTTTGGCTGCGAAAGCGCGTGTTGCTGCCAAACGTGCGCGTGAAGTTACACGTAAGAAATCTGGTTTAGAAATTTCAAATCTTCCAGGAAAATTAGCGGACTGTTCATCAAACAATCCAGCTGAAACTGAACTTTTCATCGTCGAAGGAGACTCTGCAGGAGGTTCTGCAAAATCAGGACGCAATCGTGAGTTCCAAGCCATCTTACCAATTCGTGGTAAAATCCTTAACGTTGAAAAAGCGAGCATGGATAAGATTTTAGCTAATGAGGAGATTCGTAGTCTTTTCACAGCTATGGGAACAGGATTTGGCGCTGAGTTCGATGTTAGCAAAGCTCGCTATCAAAAACTGGTTATCATGACAGATGCCGATGTCGATGGAGCCCATATTCGTACTCTCTTGTTAACTCTGATTTATCGCTATATGAAACCCGTTCTAGAGGCTGGTTATGTTTATATCGCTCAACCACCAATTTACGGTGTCAAAGTTGGTAGTGAGATTAAGGAATATATTCAACCTGGCGCAGACCAAGAAGTCCGCCTACAAGAAGCCTTGGCTCGCTACAGCGAAGGTCGTTCCAAACCAACCATTCAACGTTATAAAGGTCTTGGAGAGATGGATGACCACCAACTTTGGGAAACTACGATGAATCCTGAACATCGTCTCATGGCTCGTGTATCAGTAGATGACGCAGCAGAAGCAGATAAGATTTTTGATATGCTCATGGGTGATCGAGTTGAACCACGTCGAGAATTTATCGAAGAAAACGCTGTTTACAGTACTCTTGACGTATAA
- the ezrA gene encoding septation ring formation regulator EzrA, which yields MSNNQLIITLIGIAVLLLIAFAVAILLRKRNESRLAALEERKEELYNLPVNDEVEVVKNMHLIGQSQIAFREWNQKWVDLSLNSFADIENNLFEAEGYNSSFRFLKAKHQIDQIESQIELVEEDIAAIRNALSDLEKQESKNSGRVLHALDLFEKLQNTVAEDSEKYGQALPEIEKQLENIQSEFSQFVTLNSSGDPVEAAGILDNVENHILALTHIVERIPAIVNKLTTELPEQLEDLEAGYRKLLDENYHFVETDIESRLQLLYKALKNNHENIRTLELDNAEYENTQIQEEINALYDIFTREIKAHKAFEKLVTTLPTYLKHLKENNQVLVKDIERLGKTYLISESDVNRVRRLQADISALNATIEEMTHAESEVSEAYSVLQERLENLQSTLKDIEDDQIGVSERLVKIEKDDINARQKANVYVNRLHTIKRYMEKRNLPGIPQKFLKLFFDASHSTEDLMAELEQAQVNIESVNRILEIATNDMNMLEEETYSIVQNATLTEQLLQYSNRYRSFDDRIQQAFQEALNIFETTFDYQASFEKISQALEVAEPGVTNRFVTSYEKTRESIRF from the coding sequence ATGTCAAATAATCAGTTGATTATTACTTTGATTGGAATTGCAGTCCTGCTTCTTATTGCTTTTGCAGTAGCAATTTTGCTACGTAAACGAAATGAGAGTAGACTTGCAGCTTTAGAAGAAAGAAAAGAAGAACTATATAACCTTCCTGTTAATGATGAGGTAGAGGTTGTAAAAAACATGCATCTGATCGGTCAAAGTCAGATTGCTTTTAGAGAATGGAACCAAAAATGGGTTGATTTATCTCTTAACTCATTTGCGGATATTGAAAATAACCTCTTTGAAGCTGAAGGTTACAATAGCTCATTCCGTTTCTTGAAAGCTAAGCACCAGATTGATCAAATTGAAAGTCAGATTGAACTTGTTGAAGAAGATATTGCAGCAATTCGTAATGCCTTGTCTGATTTGGAAAAACAAGAATCAAAAAATAGTGGACGTGTTCTGCATGCCCTAGATTTATTTGAGAAACTACAAAACACTGTAGCTGAAGATTCTGAAAAGTATGGTCAAGCTCTTCCAGAAATTGAAAAACAATTGGAGAACATCCAATCTGAGTTTTCTCAATTTGTAACCTTGAATTCTTCGGGAGATCCGGTTGAAGCAGCAGGGATTTTAGATAACGTTGAAAATCATATTTTAGCTTTGACACATATCGTTGAAAGAATTCCAGCGATTGTCAATAAGCTTACTACTGAATTGCCAGAACAACTTGAAGATTTAGAAGCTGGTTACCGCAAGCTTTTAGATGAAAACTACCATTTTGTAGAAACTGATATCGAATCTCGTCTTCAACTTCTCTATAAAGCCTTGAAGAATAATCACGAAAATATCCGTACATTGGAGTTGGATAATGCAGAGTATGAAAACACTCAAATCCAAGAAGAAATCAATGCACTTTATGATATTTTTACACGTGAAATTAAAGCACATAAAGCTTTTGAGAAATTGGTAACTACCCTTCCTACCTATCTTAAACACTTGAAAGAAAACAATCAGGTACTAGTTAAAGATATCGAACGTCTTGGGAAAACCTATTTGATTTCAGAAAGCGATGTGAATCGAGTTCGTCGTCTTCAAGCTGATATCTCAGCCTTGAATGCTACTATTGAAGAAATGACTCATGCAGAGTCAGAAGTTTCAGAAGCATATTCTGTCTTACAAGAACGTTTGGAAAATCTCCAATCTACATTAAAAGATATTGAAGATGACCAAATCGGTGTTAGTGAACGTCTCGTTAAAATTGAAAAAGATGACATCAATGCTCGTCAAAAAGCAAATGTATATGTCAACCGTCTGCATACGATTAAACGCTACATGGAGAAGAGAAATCTTCCAGGAATTCCACAAAAATTCTTGAAGCTCTTCTTTGATGCAAGTCACAGTACAGAAGACTTGATGGCTGAGCTGGAACAAGCGCAAGTGAATATCGAATCTGTGAATCGCATCCTTGAGATTGCGACAAATGATATGAATATGTTAGAAGAAGAAACATACAGTATCGTTCAAAATGCAACATTGACAGAACAATTGCTTCAATATTCGAACCGTTACAGATCATTTGATGATCGTATTCAACAAGCTTTCCAAGAAGCTTTGAATATCTTTGAAACAACATTTGATTATCAAGCATCTTTCGAAAAAATCTCTCAAGCATTAGAAGTTGCTGAGCCTGGTGTTACCAATCGCTTCGTTACTTCTTATGAAAAAACAAGAGAAAGTATTCGTTTCTAA